CGCATCGCCGGTGAGATGAACAGAATCGCCGGGCCCTGCAACGACGGTTGCGAATTGATGTGTATTCTTTCCAACATCAATATTGAAAAACCCTTCGTAAGGGACAGTGATATGAAATTCAAAAGCGCCCTGATCATCTGTTACAACGGAATCGATCACTTTCATTTCACTCTGGGAAACGTCAACAAAATAAAGTGTATCATTCTTGCAATTTGAAAAATTTCCATTGACAAAAAGATTTCCTTTTTTCTGTTCTTCGCTGCATGAAGCGATAAGGAACAGGAAAAAAACAAAAACGGGAGCTGAATTTTTTTTCATAGCTGTTCCTCCAGGATTTTTCTGAGTAATTCGTTTGTTGCTTTCGGATCTGCTTTTCCTTTGGAAAGTTTCATCACTTCACCCATGAACAACCCGAGAAGATTTGTTTTTCCGTTCCGGTATTCCGCTGCTTTCGCCGGATATTTTGCGACGGCTTCTTTGATGATCCCGAGCAACGCATCACTGTCACTTTCCTGGACGAGATTATTTTCTTCTGCAAGCTGGAGCGGTGTTTTCGAAATTTCCTTTGTCATGAGTGGAAATATGCGCTGGCTCGCCATGGCGTGACTCACTTTCCCGGAATCGACGAGTGTAATAAGCGATGCGAGACGTTCAGTACTCACAGGAAATTCTGAAATGTGCAGCGCATTTTCATTGAGAAAAGATTTCACCGGGCCCATTACCCAATTAGCAGCAGCTTTTGCATTCGAGGTGTGCTTCAGGATCTCTTCGAAAAAAAGTGCGATCTCTTTTGCATCCGTGAGTACGCCCGCATCATAATCCGACAGGTGAAGATCCTTTGTATATTTTTTAAAAAGTTCGCCGGGAAGCGGGGGGAGATTTTTTTTAGCTTTTGCAATTTCCTCCTGCGAAACGATCACCGGCTGAAGATCCGGTTCCGGAAAATAACGGTAGTCATTCGCATCTTCCTTGCTCCGGAGAGAAGACGTTGTTCCGGTTGTTGCGTCGAATGCGCGCGTGTCCTGCGCAACAATTCCTCCCGATTCGATGATATCGATCTGTCTTTTTATTTCATGTTCAATCGCGCGTTTCACATTGCTGATCGAATTCATATTTTTCACTTCCACTTTCCTTCCGAATTTTTCCGCACCTTTTATGCGCACGGAAACATTCGCATCACAACGCAGACTTCCTTCTTCCATATTTCCATCGCAGATGTCGAGATAGCGAACCAGGCGCCGGACCTCTGTGAGATATTTGTAAGCTTCGTCGGCAGAACGTAATTCCGGTTCACTCACAACTTCCAGCAAAGGTGTTCCTGCACGATTAAGATCAACAAGTGTATCTGTTGGATCAGTATCGTGCATACTTTTTCCGGCATCTTCTTCCATGTGAATCCGGTGAATGCCTATCTGTTTTTCACTTCCGTCAGAATTTTTTATGTGAATGAATCCATTCGTGCAGATCGGAGTTTTATCCTGCGTGACCTGGTATCCTTTCGGAAGGTCGGCGTAGAAATAATTTTTCCGCGCGTACTCGTTGCGCTCGCGTATAGTGCAATGCGTAGCGAGGCCAAGGCGGATAGCAAATTCGATCACGCGATGATTACTCATCGGGAGTGTTCCCGGCAAACCAAGTGTAAGCGGACTGACCAGTGTATTGGGCATGGCGCCATATTCGACAGCATCGGATGCATACGCTTTACTTTTTGTAAGCAGTTGCGTATGCACTTCAAGCCCGATCACCGGCTCATATTTGTCGTAAATGGAATCGGCCATGTTTCTTTCTGGAAATAACGCGAAGTTGACAGGCGAAATTACATAAAAAGGGGGGTAAAAGTTGTTTAAAAATGTTATGAGGCATTCAGCCGGTATGTCCTGATTGGTTGCTGGAGCGGGTAAAAATAATTGTTAAATATAGATAACAAAAAAATAAAAAAATGATATTTATATATATCAAAAAGTAGTATATTTGTTTTGTATAAATAACACATACAATGCAGGAGCTTTTTGAAATCCAGGCGCGCCTCATAGAAGATCTGCCTGGCGTGCCGGATCGTTACATTGCCGGAAGTATCAACTGGAAGCACCGGCTGATCCTTGTCAAAGGGTCGCGTGGTGTGGGGAAGACCACTTTACTGCTTCGGCAACTCCATCGCCAGTTCGGGGAAAGCCGCAAAGGATTATACGTTTCACTCGACAATCTCTGGTTTTCCGAAAATCGTCTCGTGGATCTTGCTGATGATCTTTATAAAAAAGGAGGCACGCATCTTTTTGTGGATGAAGTGCACAAATACCCCAATTGGTCGCAGCACCTGAAAAATATTTACGATTCTTATCCGAAACTGCATGTGGTAGCGACTGGTTCTTCCATCCTCGAATTACTGAAAGGTAATGCAGACCTGAGCAGAAGAGCTGTGGTCTATGATATGCACGGGCTTTCATTCCGTGAATTTCTTCAATTGAAAACCGGTGAAAAATTCGATGCCATATCATTGAAGGACCTGATCAGGAATCATGTTGCGATCTCCCGGAAGATATGCGCTAAGATCAGGCCACTGGAATTTTTCAACGATTACCTGAAGCACGGATATTATCCTTTTTTTATGGAAGGAACGGATGCCTATTACACACGATTGAACAATGTGATCAACACTTCACTTGAAACAGATATTGTGCTGTGCAGGCACGTGGATCCATCCTACATCATAAAACTAAAACGATTACTGTACATGGTAGCACTTGCGCCACCGATGCAACCGAATCTTTTAAAACTGAGTAGTACCATTGAAGTTTCGAGGCAAACCATTTTGCAATACTTCGATCACCTTGCTGATGCGAAACTTTTTTCGTTGCTGCGTGAATCAAAAAAAGGTTACGGCACCATGACCAAACCCGAAAAGATATATTTACAAAACACCAATCTCTCCTATTGCATTTCGAAGGAAGGTGCGAACGCAGGAAATCTAAGGGAAACATTTTTCATTAACCAGGTATCATCGCATCATAAAGTGGAAGCGCCACAGGATGGAGATTTTATCGTTGACGGGCATTTTACATTTGAAGTAGGAGGGAAGAACAAAGACCGGAAGCAGGTGAAAGGAATAAAAAATTCTTTTTTAGCACTCGATAACATCGAATACGGTTCGGGTGACAGAATACCACTGTGGCTTTTCGGATTTTTTTATTGATGAAGGAGCGCAAGCAGCGCACGAAATGAGATTCGGATTTGAAAAAGTTCTGGAAATTATTTCAGAATGAAAAAATCATCCTGTGCTGTGAATGAAATTTCATCCACCACAATTTCTTTCACTACCGCGCGCTCAGGCCCGCGCCTGCACCACACGAGAAATTCTTCCAACTGCTTTTCATTTCCCTGTGCTTCCAGGTAAACACTTCCATCTTTCTCATTGCGCACAAACCCGGTAAGGCCGATCTGTTTCGCTTTTGTTGCTGTGGACGCGCGGAAAAAAACGCCCTGTACTTTTCCCGTTACGTGAATGGAAAGACGTTTCATTTTTTGAAATTTCAATTGAATTCGGAAGTGGAAATAATCTCCTTCACCAATTGATCGAGCACATCAATGGAAGGACTGTGTTCCGGCACAATGAACTGGAAAACCATTCCTTTCGAATTTCCCCACGTACGTTGCAGGTAATACCGCCTGATATAAAGGTTGTGATCGAGATCGTGCGCCGTATAAACAGCACCGATGCGATAAATATTCTGTTCATTGCCAACAGAAATTTTTGCAATGGGTTCATTCGAGATCGTGATGATGCTGTCTCCTTCCGCAAGATAGTCGCGCATGTCCTGGTCGGCGGCTTTCGAAAATTCCACGCTTCCTGTCGATGGCAATTCTGCAATGATCACCGAATAATCTCCCGCGCGCGCATCGGAATACCAGAAACGCACAACAGCAGAATCTTCATCGACTCGCATGCCGTTCGTCATACAGCATTTCCATTTATATATTTCATTGCTGTAACCAAGCTCTCCCATTTTACAATTCAATGAAACAGAAAGATCGCAGGGTTCGAATTCTTCCTGCGTTTTTCCTCTCTGGTAAACAATGAAGTTGTCGAAAAGAAGATGTTGCCTTCCTCCGATATAAATTCCGAAAAAAGTTCCGTAAGGAGCCATGAAGTCAATTGTTTTTACTACAAGTTCATTGATGCAGAGATTCAGTTTCATTTTCCCGTTCACATTCACTGCATTCACACGAAGCCAGTTCACGCCTTTCACATTGATAAATGAATTAGGAGTAGGAGCAATGATCTCTTTCCAAACATTGTTCGTTTGCATTTTAAATCCGTATCGCCCGTCGCCGGTAATGTAAAATGCAAAATAATTATTCACGTCGCCGGCTCCCCAGCACAAACCGTACGGAATATTCGCCGCACCTGAAATATAACCTGTGCTGATCTCGGCGCGGAATGGTTTCATGGAATCGATCACCGCTCCTTTTGCATCGAGAAAATCTCCGTCATATTTTATTTCCGCATCCAGTTGCCCCGAATCAATATAAACTTTTGCCGAATCATCATTCCTCGTGAGCCAACCGCTGCTGTTGTCGTCGAACCCGTCGAATGCGCTGAATTGTGCGTGAATGAATGTTGTACTGAAAAGAAGGAAAACGAGAAATATTTTTTTCACGATGCAAAGATACGTTTTGTGAGAGACGAAGATGTTTTGTTAGGGTTGCTGCAACGATCGGACCATTTCAAAATAATTTCATCTGCGCATCGCCCGCGCGAGGATCGAAAAGCGAAAGATCGTATTCGAATTTACTTTTCTCAGGGAAATACTTTGCTTTCGAAATTTTAAAAAGACGATTGATGCTTTTTGCAATTTCTCCTTCTCCGCGCATGCGCGTTCCGAAACGGCTGTCGTTGATCTGTCCTCCGTGCGTATCTTCAATTCCGTGCAGCACTTTCTGTTCGCGGTCGGGATAATTTTTTTTCAGCCAGTCTTTGAAAATAATCCTTACATCACCATTCAACCGCACGATCGTATAGCTCGCAGTGATCGCTCCTGCTTCAGAAGCAGCTTTCAGTACCTCCGGAATTTCGTGACTGTTCAATCCGTAAATGATGGGTGCAACCATCACACCAACAGGAATTCCCGCCTGGGAAAGTTGTTGCACGGTTTCAAATCGTTGTTTGTAAGAAGCAGTGCGCGGTTCCGTTTTCATTCTGAATTCTTCATCGACGCCGGTGATGCTGATCATGACGTGAACGAGTTTCAATTTTGCCATTTCTGAAAGAAGATCAAGATCCCGGCGAATGAGTGCATTTTTTGTAATCATTCCAACCGGGTGACGGAATTTCAAAAGCACTTCCAGCATCTTCCGCGTGATGCCTAACTTTCTTTCCACCGGCTGATAAATATCGGTGTTGCCTGCGAACATGATGGGTTCCGGAATTCTTTTTGGATTAGAAAGTTCTTTGGCAAGAATTTCTGCCGCATTTTCTTTCACAATTATTTTCCGTTCGAAATCAAGTCCCGCGCTGTAGCCCCAGTACGTATGCGTGTTGCGCGCATAACAGTACACGCACCCGTGCTCGCAACCCTGGTAAGGATTCATCGAGAGCCCCATGAGATCGGGACTGTTCACCTTGTTGATGATGGTTTTCGGATGCGTGAAAATAATTTCTGTTTTTTCGTCGAGCAAAAGCGGTTCATCGATCTGCTCGTAATGTTCCATCACACGTTCCTGTTTCAGAAAACGATTCTGTGGATTGATCTGTGCGCCGCGGCCGCGGAAATGATCACCGGATTTTTTTTCTTCGCTCATTCAAAAATAAATTCTTCGAAAAGTAATCCGGAAAATTGTGTGTTACAAATAAAGCTAAATCACTTAGCAAAACCAATCTGTGAATAATCTGCGAAATCTGTGGCAATTTTATTTCTATTCAGGAAAAGATTATTTCATATTGAAGAATTTTGCCACAGATTTGCACGGATTAATTCTAAGATCAAAAATGTAAAATCACTTCCCTTTCACTTCTCCTTTTACCCGGATCACTTTCGTAAAAAGTCCATTGGTACAATCCGCAGAAGTATAAGTGATGCTGATTGCTCTTTCAAAAATTCCGACATGCGTTGCATCGTAAATAAAAATCACCTGGAAATTTTCACCCGGCTGTATCGCATCTTTTTTCGAGCATCCTGCATGTGCGCCGTCGGATGTAGTTGCACCGGTAACTGTGATCGCCACCCCTGAATTATTTTTCATCGTGATCACGCGCTTGACCACTTTCACCGAGTCGTTTGAAATAGTTCCGTAGTCGATAGTTGCATCGACACCACTTACGAGAGAATTTTTTCCTTCCCATTTTCCATCCACTTCGCCAGCCATGTACACACTGAAACTATAAAAGAACGGCGAGAAGAGGATCGGAAATTCTTTTGTGAAATGCCCGGAATCTGCAAGCAAAGTATTGTAAGAAACTTTCACAGAAAAATTTTCTCCCGGCGCAATGCTGGTTTTATCGAACACAATGCAGGGATTGCCGGATTTCGATGCGTCGAGCGTAACGCTTCCTTTGTTGACGAATTTGAATTCGCCGGTTACAGTTGTTCCGCGTTTTTCATGACGGACAAAAAATGTATCGGGCCCCTGGAAGACAAGATTGGGGATGATCACACAGGAGAACTCCTGCGTCACAAAATCTTCCCGCCCTTTATCGGCATGAAAAAAGAAAGCAGGATTTCCACCATAATAAAAATTCATTTTTCCTTTCGAATTCCCATTTAGTTTTACTTCTACCGCTTTTCCGGGATCGACTTTCACCGGAAGTTTCATGGCGACGCTCAGCGTTGGTTCTGCAAAAGAAACAGAATCAACAGTGATCGTTTTTGTTCCGTTGTTCATGATCACGCAATTGAAATGTGCAAGATCTCCTTCTTTCACTTTGAAATTGTAGAGTTTGTTGTCATAATTTATCGTCACAGGATCTTTGTAAGTGCAATGCAGGGCAATGATCTCTGCACCCGTTCTTGAATTTGAAATTATTTTTATGCGTTCCACTGAAATTGTATTCCCTGTATAGATAATTGAAATTTCCCCGTACTGTCCGGGCTTGAGAGAATTGGGATAATGCACATTCGGTGTAGCGGGCAACCAGGCCGTATCATGTATCACCGCTTGCTGCGCCGTGGTAAAAACGAGATCTTTTTTTCCGGTGTTCAGGCAGCCGATCCTGATCTCGCGGAATTTTGAATAATCATAGGTTTTTGAAGAGCGCTCGAATTTAAACGGAACCGTATCGAGCAAAACATCGTGGCGGTAAAGTTCCAGCGTCTGCGAATGAAGCGCGTTAAAAACGAAAAGAAAAAAAAGTGAAAAAGTGAACAGGGTTTTCACACAATAAAAATATGCAATAAATAGGGATTGTTGAATACGTATAGTATTGAGTATTGAGTACTGGGTTATGAGTTTTTTTCTTAATAAATTGCCAATAACCCATAACTCACAACTTATTTCGCCTTCACTAATCTCGACGTTCCCGAAAAATTATCCCCGTTAACTTTCACCGTGTACGTTCCCTCATCCAATTTTTCTCCCGCCACATCGAGCAAAGAATTTCCTGCCGGCATTACCTGTGTTTCTGTCAAAACCATTCTTCCTTCATTGTCATAAACAGCATAAGTGATCGGTTGTGGTTTTTCCAGTTTTAAATTGATGAAAAAATTATCGCTGAACGGATTCGGAAACGCACTCAGCGAAAGTTGCGGCGCAGAAATATTATTTGCAGAAAGTAAAGTGGCCTGTGTAATATCGAAAATGTAAAGCCCGTTCTGCATATCGCTCGCGAGCACGTGCCCGCTCGGGAGATCCGTGTACGCGCCCCACACACCGTGATATGCCTGCGTATAGTTTGGATAATTGATGAGCGTGTCGGTATCAAAATATCCGGTGCTCACACAATTTGCAGGATTGGAAATATCGAAGATCTGCAATCCGTCTGTGTAATTCGCCGCAACAAGAATATCATTCCCGATGATGTATGGATTGTGTGGCGTATTCCCGACATGAGAACGGAAAACCTGGTTCACGGTAAGATTTCCGAGATTGGAAACGTCGAGCGATTTTATTCCTTTACCGGCAGGAACTTCATCCATGAAAATTACAGTGCGTCCGTCCTGCGTGAGAAAACTGCTGTGATTGTATCCCTGCTCGGGATAATTCTGCAATGCGGCGAGTTCTGTAAAATCATTTGTTGTTCCATTGTTGAATTTGTAAATGTAAAGTCCGTCGTATGCACACGACGCATACACCGTATCATTTCGCACAAACATGTCGTGCACCTGCCCGATCGCTGGATAATCCTGGTCGAGTGAGCGGATAAATGTTGGTGTAGTCGGATCGGCAGCAAGATCGTACACGGCCATCGGATAATAAAAACTACTCGACACGCCATTCACATATCCGCCATACAATTTATCTCCGTCAACATAGATCGTGTGGCAACGTTCAAAAATTGAATTGTCGTCGCGCACCACGTGTACAGAATCGGGGAGATAAGAAAGATCGGCGATGATAAAAGAATTCGGCGCGGCATCATCACTCACGATGTAACAATAATTCTGGTATGTTTTTATTTCGTGCCAGATAAGATTTCCATGAACAGCCGGAACGTAATCGCACACAACAG
This sequence is a window from Bacteroidota bacterium. Protein-coding genes within it:
- a CDS encoding AAA family ATPase, which encodes MQELFEIQARLIEDLPGVPDRYIAGSINWKHRLILVKGSRGVGKTTLLLRQLHRQFGESRKGLYVSLDNLWFSENRLVDLADDLYKKGGTHLFVDEVHKYPNWSQHLKNIYDSYPKLHVVATGSSILELLKGNADLSRRAVVYDMHGLSFREFLQLKTGEKFDAISLKDLIRNHVAISRKICAKIRPLEFFNDYLKHGYYPFFMEGTDAYYTRLNNVINTSLETDIVLCRHVDPSYIIKLKRLLYMVALAPPMQPNLLKLSSTIEVSRQTILQYFDHLADAKLFSLLRESKKGYGTMTKPEKIYLQNTNLSYCISKEGANAGNLRETFFINQVSSHHKVEAPQDGDFIVDGHFTFEVGGKNKDRKQVKGIKNSFLALDNIEYGSGDRIPLWLFGFFY
- a CDS encoding PA0069 family radical SAM protein, whose product is MSEEKKSGDHFRGRGAQINPQNRFLKQERVMEHYEQIDEPLLLDEKTEIIFTHPKTIINKVNSPDLMGLSMNPYQGCEHGCVYCYARNTHTYWGYSAGLDFERKIIVKENAAEILAKELSNPKRIPEPIMFAGNTDIYQPVERKLGITRKMLEVLLKFRHPVGMITKNALIRRDLDLLSEMAKLKLVHVMISITGVDEEFRMKTEPRTASYKQRFETVQQLSQAGIPVGVMVAPIIYGLNSHEIPEVLKAASEAGAITASYTIVRLNGDVRIIFKDWLKKNYPDREQKVLHGIEDTHGGQINDSRFGTRMRGEGEIAKSINRLFKISKAKYFPEKSKFEYDLSLFDPRAGDAQMKLF
- a CDS encoding DUF1573 domain-containing protein, encoding MKTLFTFSLFFLFVFNALHSQTLELYRHDVLLDTVPFKFERSSKTYDYSKFREIRIGCLNTGKKDLVFTTAQQAVIHDTAWLPATPNVHYPNSLKPGQYGEISIIYTGNTISVERIKIISNSRTGAEIIALHCTYKDPVTINYDNKLYNFKVKEGDLAHFNCVIMNNGTKTITVDSVSFAEPTLSVAMKLPVKVDPGKAVEVKLNGNSKGKMNFYYGGNPAFFFHADKGREDFVTQEFSCVIIPNLVFQGPDTFFVRHEKRGTTVTGEFKFVNKGSVTLDASKSGNPCIVFDKTSIAPGENFSVKVSYNTLLADSGHFTKEFPILFSPFFYSFSVYMAGEVDGKWEGKNSLVSGVDATIDYGTISNDSVKVVKRVITMKNNSGVAITVTGATTSDGAHAGCSKKDAIQPGENFQVIFIYDATHVGIFERAISITYTSADCTNGLFTKVIRVKGEVKGK
- a CDS encoding choice-of-anchor B family protein — translated: MKKILLFSILFSPFSVLTAQTENYNAVNVSKLGHWWNPAQPAEPTYGIKYQAVWGWYQASTGKEYAIIGTSTGTEFIDVTNPATPVVCDYVPAVHGNLIWHEIKTYQNYCYIVSDDAAPNSFIIADLSYLPDSVHVVRDDNSIFERCHTIYVDGDKLYGGYVNGVSSSFYYPMAVYDLAADPTTPTFIRSLDQDYPAIGQVHDMFVRNDTVYASCAYDGLYIYKFNNGTTNDFTELAALQNYPEQGYNHSSFLTQDGRTVIFMDEVPAGKGIKSLDVSNLGNLTVNQVFRSHVGNTPHNPYIIGNDILVAANYTDGLQIFDISNPANCVSTGYFDTDTLINYPNYTQAYHGVWGAYTDLPSGHVLASDMQNGLYIFDITQATLLSANNISAPQLSLSAFPNPFSDNFFINLKLEKPQPITYAVYDNEGRMVLTETQVMPAGNSLLDVAGEKLDEGTYTVKVNGDNFSGTSRLVKAK
- a CDS encoding acylphosphatase, producing the protein MKRLSIHVTGKVQGVFFRASTATKAKQIGLTGFVRNEKDGSVYLEAQGNEKQLEEFLVWCRRGPERAVVKEIVVDEISFTAQDDFFILK
- the gatB gene encoding Asp-tRNA(Asn)/Glu-tRNA(Gln) amidotransferase subunit GatB, which codes for MADSIYDKYEPVIGLEVHTQLLTKSKAYASDAVEYGAMPNTLVSPLTLGLPGTLPMSNHRVIEFAIRLGLATHCTIRERNEYARKNYFYADLPKGYQVTQDKTPICTNGFIHIKNSDGSEKQIGIHRIHMEEDAGKSMHDTDPTDTLVDLNRAGTPLLEVVSEPELRSADEAYKYLTEVRRLVRYLDICDGNMEEGSLRCDANVSVRIKGAEKFGRKVEVKNMNSISNVKRAIEHEIKRQIDIIESGGIVAQDTRAFDATTGTTSSLRSKEDANDYRYFPEPDLQPVIVSQEEIAKAKKNLPPLPGELFKKYTKDLHLSDYDAGVLTDAKEIALFFEEILKHTSNAKAAANWVMGPVKSFLNENALHISEFPVSTERLASLITLVDSGKVSHAMASQRIFPLMTKEISKTPLQLAEENNLVQESDSDALLGIIKEAVAKYPAKAAEYRNGKTNLLGLFMGEVMKLSKGKADPKATNELLRKILEEQL